One Seriola aureovittata isolate HTS-2021-v1 ecotype China chromosome 3, ASM2101889v1, whole genome shotgun sequence genomic window, CCATTGAAGAAAAGGAAATCAAGTATACTGGAGAAATAAATAACCAGGTGAAGAAAGGTTAGTTGTGTGGTTCTAGTAGAATAGAGAAACACACCTGCCCTAAGGGTCAGAGAGAgtgtttacacacattttacagGCAATTCTTTTATGCCACTGTTCCTAACATTCATTCTTTTACACCATCATACACACCTAATATCCCTCAATCTGAGGAGGTCCTTTATCTCAATAAAGCATTTCATGTTATTGCAGTTAATGACAAATAGTTACCACGTTAACCCTTGACCTTTcatttacagttaaaaacaagcagtttcatgtatcaaaaaaacaacatcaggcAGGGCCAGTAATTACAGGAGAAAGCCTCCGTCctatctgtgtttttttcatttattttgtttctttttgctgGCAGCTGCACTCgtttaccatggcaacagcaccCGATGACTCTTGGCAATGGTGATCATTTCTGCCCTCTACAGGGAGTCCGATCTATGTGAAGTCATCAATGCTTATTAACCAAATAAActgtattaaaaaacaaaacaaaaaactgttgcATGGATGTGTTGCATTTAGAAATGTTCATTCAATTCACAATCGCTCATCTATTACAGTGGTGACCTTGAAAAAAGCAGGTACGTTTCTAAGTAATGCTTATAAAGGCTAAAATGGTATTTATTGACACATGGCTCTTAGAATGGCTatcttttaaaatttttaaataataaatctgtAAACCCAATCACCACGTGAGCATGCAGCAACACACCACACTGCTTCACCCCATCAAGTACTCCTCTGAAAAACAGTAAGAAACTCCAACCAAGCACATGTACAGTTTCAATATGTTGTCTACTGGCGCGCCATCAAATGATAATCACAAAGTAACATTCATCCCCAATGCACACTGAAATCGACATCACTCTGAAAAAGAAGTAGACAATGGTGGCAGTTCTGCCCAATTACACCACAACCCTCCAAATTCAGGTATTTCATTGGTTAGCGAGTGCTAACCAATCAGTAGCACATTCACAAATCAGTGACAAGGCATGTCCATGATGACTTGAATTTGACTCGAGGTCCTCAATCGTGCAGACGCTGGGACATAAAGCAAACTAAGTGTGGTCATTCCAGGTAATGATTACTGAAGTTTTCAATGTAAGAGTATAATAAACTGCCCAGCAGAAACTCTGACCAGTTATTTTTGTGTCTCTCCTGCCATAATGGTAACGGAGACTATCAGTGATAATGTTGATGCCACAGAGTTTAGCGGTTTACTGGCTCAGTTTGACTTGTCTGCCTGTACACAACAAAATAGTCATCTGCAATCAGCACCCATGATCTTCCATATACATCTGAAtgataaatagaaatatttcaCACAGTAGAAAGTCAAACTTGTGTTATTGCTTCTAGCGGATTACTTCGCCAAGAGTCAGACCCAGGTCAAATAGTCAAATGCTTTTCAAGGTGTGATAAAGCCCTCGTGAGACAGACGGGTGGGCTTTGCCACATAAGACAACAACATGAATGCCAAAAAGCTCACACAGCCACAGGAACGCATCTCTATCTTCCTGTCAACTGGCAACTTTGCTGACACCATCTGCACTGTCATGATTCAGTGAGCTCCACCCACTCCGTTAATTCcatacagaaaaaagaaaaaaagaaaaaaagaaattgcaggCGATATTCGACCCTGGTCTGAAGATTTTCCCCCACCCGCCCACTTGACCTATAAACAGTTCACCAGATCGAACAAACCTCTCTGGTAACAATATGGCAAACACTTTAAATTTTTGCAAGTCATTAAATGTCCaggtgtatgtttttgtgttggtgGTGTTTTGTTGTATGTAACAGTACATGTAGTCTTTTCGGCCAACGCACATGAATGAGGTATGCGTCGCCTCAGTACAGTTTATGTGGATGTACATGTAAATGCATAAATGTAACAGTGGCCTCCAGTGTCGTCATCCGGTCCCGTCGCTCCCAGAATGAGAATATTGCTTCTTTCAGCTTCCAGTGCCGCAAAGACACCTCAACCCAGCCCTCGACCTTTAACCTTTCCACCCTGCACACGACATGATGCAAACAAACATTCCGCTAATGTTTGATGATTCAAACTGCGGCCTGGCAGAGATGCCAGACACGAGAAATATATGACCATTGTGCAAAAAATCAGCCCTTTAAATTGTacacagtctgtttttttttctttttgcctcaGATTTGTTTAattctttgtcttctgtttgtGCAAGCATGCTTCAGTTCCATACAGACTGGCTGTGCATTAGGAACAGAGTCcaaagacaaggaggaggagtaggaggagggggGACAGGAGAAGAGTTGGCTTCAGTGTTGATGGTAAAGGCAGTGGGGGGGATTGAAATCCTCTCCTTCCGTTCTCTACCTGGAGATCATAGAGCTGGACTGCGATTggctggaggaggtggtggcggCGCTGAGCTGAGAGAAGCCGCTGTGGCTCGACTCCAGGCTGGTCATCGAACccctgagagaagagagagagacccagaTTACATGTGAGgcagggggggtgggtggggtggcACACGTCAGCTAATTGCTAACTGAGTGCATTATGAGTGCACAACTCGTGCTCATGATGCAGAACCATGCAGCCAAATCAAACCTAGTGGAGGACTATGAATTTACACAGTGGCACATATCTCTCAGGCTATGCCATAGGCTGCACCAACCAAGAGTGTGTGGAAAAGAGAATTAGGATGTGTGTGACAGGATATTCAAATGCCAAATACTTGTTGCTTGTTCCAGTGAACTTTTTTTCAGGAGAACTTTCTGGGAAAATGGTTCTTCTTGAAGTTTAGGGTGTTTTGTTGAGGACAGAAGCAGATCCACTCACATGCATGTTTAAAGGCTTAGCTGCCTATGGCAAAGCGtggacttttaaaaaaaaaaatttgtgtctttttttgtatCAACTTCTGCATCAATACGTAAAAACAAGTATTATTAAAGTATGTAGTAGGAGGCTGCTTGGTGCTTTTGTTTGAGTCAAAAAGTTAATATGAAGTCAACATGTACATTTTGACAAGACTATCTCTGAAGCCCATGTATCATATATACTCAGCTGCAGGTTTATTAGATACAcgtagctaaaactaatgcagtctgatacaacagtcctgctgcaggttgtggtgctgttgaattgtattgcacTGCATGGACAggtgttattttgtccaccccgTTTATATGGAtgtctctgtataatgcaatacagttcaacaacaccaacaccacaaactgcagaCTCCATTCTTTTAATTTACAGTACGAAAACTGAACTTTATAATCCTCATGAAGGGAGGACTCTTGTATTAGACTCTGTTTGgtttagctaggtgtacctaataaactgctaaCTGAGTGTATACCTACATAATGCATGACAACAAATGATAATGCATTAGAATGTCTTGTATTAATAGTtaaaaggaaacacaaatataatcataatacttcaaaaagtcaaatatgacagtattttttatattacaatATAACAGTATTATAACTTTCCATATTTTCTATTCAAGTTTATTAAGTCTTACAGGAGAGACACTCTCCATTCATTATATTTAAAGAAAGCAGCATGACGTTTGTAAGACCTTACAAACTTTAAAGTGACTTAAAAACAGTTTAAGTGAATATGAGCAAGTGTGATACTTCACCTTGGAAAGTATTATCAGTAGTACGTATAGCGGCAACTTGCCAATACATttgtacatttacatacatttttgcTTCATAAATGACTTTTTGAGGTCATATGACTCATCATTTCAGTTGTATATTGTTGTATTATGATCATATTTGTAATGCTTTGTTGTTATTAGCAATCTTAGAGTGGATGGAGTCGTTCTGACCTAGGGGGCCGGGAGCCACCTAGGGGGTTACTGAATGCTTCAGTATGTATTGCTATAATATTAAATCCTCagttaagacttttttcaattCTTTTACCTTCCTTCAATCCAATCCTTCAAATTTAACaattcatatatacatatatataacacaGTTCAATAGTTTTTAGATTGCACAGCTCATAACTTTGTCCATACTAATGCAAGAAGTTTTAAGGGGTCATGAGCACAAAAAAGTTACGAACCCCTGTCGTATTgcataaaaaatgcatttcatgtTTATAGGTTGCTATGCCGCCATCTATAATAAATTACAGACATGGTAAAAGAAAGGGCTACCTAAATTGTTGGGTGCTGGGTTTTCAGATCTAAACCAAATATTAAACCATTAGCAAAACATCCCGTAAAATACTAAAAGAATGAGTTAGATGGTCGCCTCAAGGCTGTTTTAGAAGgtaaagtaaaatgaaacagCACGTAAACTGAACAAAAGGGTGAGATTCAGTAGCTTGGTAGTACAAATGGATGAgtgttgaaaaacaaatatcaatgCCGGGAAATGTCTTTGGAGGTGGGTAAACAGGTGTATGTGTTGGTATGTTGGGGTGTGTGCGTAAACTTGGATATACAGCAGCTGACCACAAGTGTGTTGAACGTAACCCAATCTAAGATTTCTTATATTGTTAGTGATGCAAGCAGGGTAACTGAAGCCAGTGAGTTAGACTGTAGTTTCAGTGCAAGGACACTTTCTTCAGTGTGAATAAAGCAACAACTTCCGGTTAGCCAAAATTTAAGCAAGAACAGACGCAAACAAGCATCTCTTTGCTGCATTAGAAGCGTGACTGCCATGAAGGGCGCCATTCAGCTCAGCAGCCAAAAGCAGCAATGATGATGAGGCTGTGCTAAAGGAAAAGGGGCAAACACTGAGCCACTTACAAACTCTGCACATCACAGCAAGCGGTTCTTCATAGGAAgaagacaagaggaggaggaggaggaggaggaggaggagggggttgtGAGAGATAGAACAGGAGCGGATTGGACAGAAAAAGGTGGATTAAAGGAGTTTCTCAGGCAGGGAAGCATCCTCATTTCAAATCTCTGGGCTTAAACAACTCATGATGCTCTTAAGGCTTTTCATAAGGTCATTTTAGCAgcattatgtatttattcataagTCATACGTGTCACTATGTAGTAGGTTGTAGAGGGGGAAACTGAAAGAAGACAGGAGTGAAAAATGAGCAATCATAAAGGAATAATGTCAGAAATTATAACATCATGGtaaaacacctgaaaaacagcaaaaaatatgGACACGTACACACTACATGTATATAGCATGGAcacaaatgtatgtttttgtctttcactcaaactcacacagacactctcTCTCAGATTTACCAACCTGAAGTCCTCAGAGCCCAGCACCTCGGTGTAGTACATGACTTTACACTTGTGCGAGGAGACCTGCAGGGTGGCCAGCACGTCGTCCACCCGGGGCAGGTTGGTGGCCGAGCAGGCCGGCATGTTGTGGAACTTCCACTGGAGGATGTAAAAGCCTGGCCATCGTGTTATGTGGGAGCCCTGAGGAGAGGATGCCAACAGTGTTAATGACtgacaagcaaaaacaaaacaatggaaaatatatttgaaaaaatctTATGTTATTCATGATCCTGGATCCTCACCTGCACGCTCTCTCCCTCCTTGCAGGTGAGTGGGGACTCCACCATGCTGTAGTCTTGCCCCAGCGTCCATGACTTGTCGATAAGCTGGACGTTGTTGCCACCCGGAGAGGTGATGCCGTGGGCTCCCAGGGGGTCTTTACGTGGCGGCTGGGGGGCCCGCTTGGAGTGGTAGATGTTGAAAACGACGTCGCCTTTGCACACGTCAAAGTCCCAGGTGATGACTGAGGAGGCGTCAATGATTTCTATCAGCAGCTGGttagaagagagagaagagggaaggaAGACAGAAACGGTAATTAAGATATGTTCcaggaaagaaagacaagaactTAACAACAGtaaagagaaacattttctctttagCTCTTGTTCTCTTATATTTCTTTACACACATCTTTTCTTTGACAGGAATAATGCCAACGCACTATGGCAACCTTGCACTCTGTATCACTGTCATTTAGAAAAGTGCTCAGGTATACTTGAAGAAATTAACTTcatactgttttattattttcatgttacTCCATTTTTAAGTACCGGGAAATGAGGGAAATAGGGAAAACAGTGAGAAAGCAGTGAACATCCATTTGTGATGGTTGCAGGCTTATTACCATGAAATCAAAACTTGTTTCCAGAAGGGTGATTATACATTATATGTGACGACGCATCTCTCCCTGTGGTATAAATTATGTAACGTTACAGTAACATCAGATTATGTTTGAAAGCTCTGCTGCATTTGGTCCACATCTGAATTCAGAAACTATCAAGAAGTCATCTACAAGTTACAACCACTAGGTGGCAGACCTTTCAACAAAACTTCCATCAAAGACACCAGGCAGCTCTCTGTTCTCCTGCCCTACATCCATGTAAAACATCACCACATACTGATCATCTTTACCACCCACTTAGGTGCACTGTGTTCAGCCTCACCTCATGTGGAGCTCCCTTGAAGATGCTGGCGCTCTGGTAGATTGTCTCCGTCCACAGGCGGACATCCTCGTTCTCGAGCTCCTCAGCTGTGCGGTACATCGACTTGGGAACCAGGCCGCCTTCGGGTACCTCACACTGTAGAGAAAAAGCATGTGCACGTATGCGAATTGGGTCAGTAAAGGAGAGCACAGTGTGGGTGGTGTCGTGTCCCAGAAAGTTcagaattaaatcattttctcaaAATATAACCTACAAGTTTAAATCTTCATCAGATACTCACCATACACTCTCCTCCCAGGAAGTCAGGGATGATCTCCTTGTCGATGTAGTCTACCAGACCTCCAGGACCCTGGTAGTCATTGCCTGCATAGATGAGGAACTTTTTGCGGGTGTTTTCATCAATGAATGGACTCACCTATGGCCAGTGGCAGAAGTGGATATGGGTCAGTAACATTAAAAATGGCTGGATCCTAAATATTACAGGGcaaaaatatatgaatttactgtaataacaagagcagaacagactgtgtgtgttttgtgtggttaAAAACAGAGTTAGGAGTTTGTAAAGCTTGTGTATGctcactgagacacagagagagtttATTTTTAAGGCAATAGGGATTGTTATAGTGTGCTGTGATATGATGACGTTTATGATGTTCtgcatgtatgaaaatgtgGATGGACCACATTGTACTGTCAGAGGAGGGAAATGTATTGTTCGAGCTAGTGCATGTCCCTCCTGGTTCTCACCAGTGTCCAGAGGACAGGGAAGACCCTGGGCGCTCTCAGGATAAGCAGCCGTCCCAGAGTCTCTGGGTAGTTGGCCTCCACAACCTCGATGATCCTCAGCAGCGCCTTGACTCCTGGTCGCCACAGGTGACGCATGTTCAGCCCCTCCAGATCTACCAGACACGTCCAACAACTACAGGAGAGGAAGCAAGAGAAGTGTGGACAAATGCGCgccacaaacacatacacacacacacacacacacacacacaactgtgcTACAGCCTCTTTCTGACCATGTAGCACCTGTCACCTTGAAGTGAAGCTTAAGTGGTGAAGGCAAAACTTGCTAATTCTGGATCCCATCACATCTTCCCTTTCACTCTATCTGCTCTGGCTGAGAGCTGTGACGTGACATCAATTCATAGTTCACATGCCTTCCTGCGAGGCTCTTATCCCAGCCACTTCCTCCTGTTTGAAAGGGCTAACAGATGACAGATTCCATCTTGGTTcactctctcccactctgtccTTCGCCATCTGAATCAGTGCACTCAGAAACGAGCCGCACGCATTCTTTCCATTTTGGAGCTGATAACACTCCTCTGGTctcactcgtgtgtgtgtgtgtgtgtgtgtgtgcgtgcgtgcgtgcgtgcgtgcgtgcgtgcgtgcgtgcatgcgtgcgtgtgtgagcaCCTGTGTCCAGGCAACAACTGCTGAACTATATCCAAATAGCTTAAGTGCTGCTTtgtgataacaaaaaaaaaaaaaaaaaaaaaaacacttaaagcttttcatatatttttactGAGAAATTAGCTTTGATCTATTGCTACAACTGATgataatttttattattgattgttAGATAGACGTTTTCTTTGGTTTATCATCGTTGATTAATTGTCACTTTGTTCCCTCTGTCTTGTCTGACACACTGGCCTCTGTGAATCATTTGTTCCTTCCAGTACATTTGCTTATTTTTACACTTGTTCCAATTAGTTCTTTTTACTTCACTCTGCCTTTTTATTACAGCCTCAAGAGCAAAACACAATAATACTaaatttattttagattattaaatgtcaaaaaatagttCCCAGGGCCCCAGATGTCTCCAAATAGCTCGTTTTGTCCAACCCACAGTTCAAAAATCTAAAACTATTCAGTTGCAAATCCACAAATCTGAGAAAGTGCAATTAAAGagtgttgacattttttgattgATAAATGTCTTCACTGATTAACAGATTAGGAAAATTACTGCTTCATTTTCAGTCTATCCACTGAACCGCCTTCTCTCTCCAGTAATGAAGGTTTACCTGATGGGTCGACCAAACACCTTGGTGTTCTCCTCACAGCGTCTCAGACCCTCCTCATTGATAGACAGCACCTAAAATGACACAATAGGAACTCAGCAGTCTATTGTGTTTTTACGTTTCAAGCATTTGGCTCCGACACTCTCACACAACCAGCGACTTCCAGTGAGTGCAGCATTATAAATAAGCACACTATTTATACACGTCCTATACTGTATACATCCTGGTGTTAATACACTCGTCAGGACATGCCACTGCACATTAATTCCCTAACCTGTAATCCAACCACCAACTGCCTGACCTATAAATGTTTTGACCCACATTGATACATGCAAACTTGAAGTGTGCTGCAGCTTGTGTCACGTACATGTCTGAGGAGAGACTCCTCTCCGAGAGCGCGGACCAGCCCTTTAGTGTCCATCTGGCCCAGCCTCAGGATGTACAAAGGACGACCATCTagaggaataaaacaaatatttacatgatCCATCACACTGTTTACATTCTGCAAGCCCGCGTGTTAAGTGGAAGGGTCTGCACTGCcttgtttgcctgtgtgttcTTCTGTTGTGTAAGACAATAAGTGACTGTGTATACTGAGAAATGCTTTCATGTTCTGTCCTGTTGATCCCATGTAAATACTTGTGGAGAGATTGAAATGAGAAGATTAACTGTTCACTGATGTGGGAACATAAAAGCCActtaaatttgattttatttagtCAACAGTCACCCTCTGTTGTAAATAAGGAATCCACAGCATATATCCAAATGAAGaatatgactgtgtgtgagtatgtgtaaGCTATTTGGGTAACCAAGTAGTGCCGGCAAATTGGTCTCATGTTTAATTCATGTCCATGGCTGAAGGCTGTGGGTTACTAAGAATTACtttggtgcgtgtgtgtgtgtgtgtgtgtgtaacttaAGAACGTAATAAACTGGAGAACTGAGATCTTCCTCTAGTTAACGGCACAAGCATAGCAATCTCCAAGATGGCCTACATAAATCAAAAGTGCACATGTTGGCAGCATGTTAACTTGTTCACCTGTCATTGAGTGTGGCTGCAGATGCAAACCTACCTCTGTCGTGGTGGTGCCAGCCCCCAGTGTAGTAGTCCTGGAGGACCTGCGGTGAACTCCAGGTCTCCAGCAGGTAGTCCACCTGGTGCTGCTTCCTCCAGGTCAGCGACTGACACAGGATCTCACGGGCCTTGTCCATGTTGAAGTCCCTGGCCCGCAAGAAACGCAAAATGTGCTCGTCCTTAGGGATCTGGGCGGTAAGGGGAGAGcgttaaataaaagaaaatacaacaaaaaaacaaaacctttacaACACTACCAATGTCACTGTCAGTTTGTAAAAAAGTAGCTGGTAGCAATCAGTCTAAGATATGACACAAAATCTGAAACAACCgaatgtttgtgttgtataGCTCTGCAGATCTCCCTGATAATGATCAAATTTGGCGCTGGAAAAATTGTGCATCACCTTCCCCTTGTGCGTCTCCTGCAGCCATTTGCGAAGTCTGATCAGACAGCTTTCCTGCATGGGGGTCAGGTCGCCTAGGTAACGTTTGATATAGTCTGCATCCAGCTTGTCTGCAAGGCAAAAACATAACAtctcaaattaaaataatccaGGCAAACGTCAATGTGTCACCACTGTCAAATAATGTGGCACACACCCTTaatgaaaccaaaaccaaaTAATATCCTGTTGTTTCTGTGCCCATTTctttaaacactgttttattgtttactCTTTTTGCTTTGTTACAAAGATCGCTGTAACTATACAAAAAGTGCTGGCATCCATTTTTCTATCATTTGTAGGAACAGACCTTCAGGTGTACCAGCCAGAATCTCAGTTAGGCTGTCTGCCTGAAGCACGCTGCTGTCTTGCTTGGCGTCCTCAGAGATGTCGTCCCTGGCGTTGGCAGGCAGTGGAATAGAAACGGCGGGTGTCACCACGAGCTTTGGGAGGTCAGGTGGGCTGGTGGAGAGGCTGGTTGGCCTGGGGGGAGGCAGGGAAAGGGATGAGGGAGTCCAGCGGGGTACCCGGGTGATCCCCTCTTCTTCTAGCTCCCTCAGGTAGTACTCGATGATTTCTTTCCCCTGTGAGGAACAGAAGTGAAGAAAGAGGTGTGAGAATCATGGCGAGCGAAGCAGAAAAGGCTGTGAATTcaaggaaatgtgttttaacagaGAAATTTGGAATACAGATCAACAGTGCTCATGATACTGTATCTTCATTGTACTTTATTCAATCTAGGTGATGGAAGCGGAGGAGGAAAATTAAAGGAATACGTTCAACATGGCCCACGTCCATCCTAAATGAAGGTGGATGACTCAC contains:
- the si:dkey-237i9.1 gene encoding SEC14-like protein 1 isoform X1 gives rise to the protein MVQKYQSPVRVYKHPFELVMAAYERRFPTCHLIPMFVASDVVNEETSEDESTHRIERRCALDVDAPRLLKRIAGVDYVYFIQKNTLNRKERTLHIESHNETFSNRVIIHETCCYSVHPENEDWTCFEQTASLDIKSFFGFESTVEKIAMKQYASSINKGKEIIEYYLRELEEEGITRVPRWTPSSLSLPPPRPTSLSTSPPDLPKLVVTPAVSIPLPANARDDISEDAKQDSSVLQADSLTEILAGTPEDKLDADYIKRYLGDLTPMQESCLIRLRKWLQETHKGKIPKDEHILRFLRARDFNMDKAREILCQSLTWRKQHQVDYLLETWSSPQVLQDYYTGGWHHHDRDGRPLYILRLGQMDTKGLVRALGEESLLRHVLSINEEGLRRCEENTKVFGRPISCWTCLVDLEGLNMRHLWRPGVKALLRIIEVVEANYPETLGRLLILRAPRVFPVLWTLVSPFIDENTRKKFLIYAGNDYQGPGGLVDYIDKEIIPDFLGGECMCEVPEGGLVPKSMYRTAEELENEDVRLWTETIYQSASIFKGAPHELLIEIIDASSVITWDFDVCKGDVVFNIYHSKRAPQPPRKDPLGAHGITSPGGNNVQLIDKSWTLGQDYSMVESPLTCKEGESVQGSHITRWPGFYILQWKFHNMPACSATNLPRVDDVLATLQVSSHKCKVMYYTEVLGSEDFRTACCDVQSLGSMTSLESSHSGFSQLSAATTSSSQSQSSSMISR
- the si:dkey-237i9.1 gene encoding SEC14-like protein 1 isoform X2 → MVQKYQSPVRVYKHPFELVMAAYERRFPTCHLIPMFVASDVVNEETSEDESTHRIERRCALDVDAPRLLKRIAGVDYVYFIQKNTLNRKERTLHIESHNETFSNRVIIHETCCYSVHPENEDWTCFEQTASLDIKSFFGFESTVEKIAMKQYASSINKGKEIIEYYLRELEEEGITRVPRWTPSSLSLPPPRPTSLSTSPPDLPKLVVTPAVSIPLPANARDDISEDAKQDSSVLQADSLTEILAGTPEDKLDADYIKRYLGDLTPMQESCLIRLRKWLQETHKGKIPKDEHILRFLRARDFNMDKAREILCQSLTWRKQHQVDYLLETWSSPQVLQDYYTGGWHHHDRDGRPLYILRLGQMDTKGLVRALGEESLLRHVLSINEEGLRRCEENTKVFGRPISCWTCLVDLEGLNMRHLWRPGVKALLRIIEVVEANYPETLGRLLILRAPRVFPVLWTLVSPFIDENTRKKFLIYAGNDYQGPGGLVDYIDKEIIPDFLGGECMCEVPEGGLVPKSMYRTAEELENEDVRLWTETIYQSASIFKGAPHELLIEIIDASSVITWDFDVCKGDVVFNIYHSKRAPQPPRKDPLGAHGITSPGGNNVQLIDKSWTLGQDYSMVESPLTCKEGESVQGSHITRWPGFYILQWKFHNMPACSATNLPRVDDVLATLQVSSHKCKVMYYTEVLGSEDFRGSMTSLESSHSGFSQLSAATTSSSQSQSSSMISR